The following coding sequences lie in one Sorghum bicolor cultivar BTx623 chromosome 6, Sorghum_bicolor_NCBIv3, whole genome shotgun sequence genomic window:
- the LOC8080278 gene encoding uncharacterized protein LOC8080278 isoform X1, translating into MADVSSSSGGGGSGSVRWQDEADPELRPLVVKQLEETMAGLCRALDKGRSPPEGLDQYVADFEEATFKKATDMIDYMKMISIRVSFGQKEAKLKAKSAADRKLKMQMVHQMMQTANMVQAIQGVNSSPITTTPQPVPMTASPSWPPPFQSPDQHTACSVASNMNSNVNQGPSDMMAMLYQNFNSEPATDAPVAPGVQSSQQIMQSVAMQTESQSSAMQLQPTNTAQCHPASTVQLQGQQIARPSGHQNHFLGQNVWDCVQHLLPTVQQEHFWITQQQVGMHMQRYQMLGANVGKMDTSYSGGWNNHQNAGWASGILSPSKVCGQTNMDSHPISPAQSQISVNKQSNLHCPLPPHESISQTRQNIVTTLAGQQSHSNQSPGVTSPCFSYKSPGALQSSLTNDFVELCCTPSPISKFWVASPNESPKSRSQSPIAKQGLVADGSPCVSVNSALTSAEKTGFEAAASPSTLVKPVSPSAIIKSGIVPAALPSDSDSSFLLHDNNAAVNGCKQATTTKLSTLVPPADQAEDQEHGGAETPVAKTPAPPADQAGDQEHGGAETPVAKTPAPSADQAEDQEHSGAETPVAKTPAPSADQAEDQEHSGAETPVAKTPASPADQSKDQEHRGAETPVAKKPIDRLIAAVLSSSPAVIRSSFNLMKSAVIDMDSVPLSIGSNNKMKRVYAVTSTSESPTLSSTDDSAVTSEFNASDAASSRYHSGKRQKPQNAKDALLDEIEAVNSRLIDTLISITSEDGADGITSCNGTTLIKLSYTAVSLAPGLKSKFGVSGNFQPLVLPTTLSIPADYPRSSPVIVDDEGDARIRNKFSSISMAVDRAFRLALDNLQEPRSLKEIARVWDSCVRRAVTEYVHQLGGDTNSSLCRCQGWVKA; encoded by the exons ATGGCGGacgtcagcagcagcagcggcggcggcggaagcggcagcgtccggtggcaggATGAGGCGGACCCCGAACTGCGCCCTCTCGTGGTCAAACAGCT AGAGGAGACAATGGCTGGATTATGCAGGGCTCTGGACAAGGGCAGATCACCTCCGGAGGGGCTTGACCAATACGTAGCTGATTTCGAGGAGGCCACATTCAAGAAAGCAACAGACATG ATCGACTACATGAAAATGATATCTATCAGGGTCAGTTTCGGCCAGAAAGAGGCAAAACTAAAGGCTAAGAGTGCTGCAGACCGTAAACTAAAGATGCAAATGGTGCACCAGATGATGCAGACGGCTAACATGGTTCAAGCTATTCAGGGAGTCAATAGTTCCCCGATCACCACAACCCCTCAGCCAGTGCCCATGACGGCTAGTCCCTCATGGCCACCACCATTTCAATCACCCGATCAGCACACGGCTTGCTCTGTTGCGTCAAACATGAACAGTAATGTCAACCAAGGACCATCTGATATGATGGCAATGCTTTATCAGAATTTCAACTCTGAGCCTGCAACAGATGCTCCAGTGGCACCAGGCGTTCAGTCCAGTCAGCAGATCATGCAATCAGTAGCTATGCAGACTGAAAGCCAATCCTCAGCCATGCAACTGCAGCCTACCAACACTGCACAATGCCACCCAGCAAGTACGGTACAGCTGCAAGGACAGCAAATTGCACGACCAAGCGGGCACCAGAATCACTTCCTTGGGCAAAATGTCTGGGACTGTGTCCAGCACCTGCTGCCGACAGTACAGCAAGAGCATTTCTGGATCACTCAACAGCAGGTGGGCATGCATATGCAAAGGTATCAAATGCTTGGAGCTAATGTGGGGAAGATGGACACTAGTTATTCTGGTGGATGGAACAATCATCAGAATGCTGGGTGGGCTTCTGGGATACTATCACCATCGAAGGTATGCGGGCAGACCAACATGGATTCTCATCCAATATCTCCTGCTCAGAGTCAGATTTCTGTCAATAAGCAAAGCAATCTGCACTGTCCACTGCCGCCACATGAAAGCATCAGCCAAACGAGGCAAAACATTGTCACAACACTAGCTGGCCAGCAATCCCATAGCAACCAATCGCCAGGAGTAACAAGCCCTTGTTTCTCATACAAATCTCCTGGAGCATTGCAGTCTTCGCTAACCAATGATTTTGTTGAGTTATGCTGCACGCCATCACCAATTTCCAAGTTCTGGGTTGCTTCACCCAATGAGtcaccaaagtcaagatcaCAATCACCCATTGCCAAGCAAGGTCTTGTAGCAGATGGTTCACCCTGTGTGTCAGTGAATTCTGCATTGACATCGGCCGAGAAGACAGGGTTTGAAGCTGCTGCTTCACCTTCTACATTGGTGAAGCCTGTATCACCTTCAGCCATTATCAAGTCAGGGATTGTACCTGCTGCTTTGCCATCTGACAGCGATTCTTCATTCTTGCTGCATGACAACAATGCAGCTGTAAATGGCTGTAAACAGGCCACTACAACTAAATTGTCGACGCTAGTCCCACCAGCTGACCAAGCTGAGGATCAGGAGCATGGTGGAGCTGAAACACCAGTGGCCAAGACGCCAGCCCCACCAGCTGACCAAGCTGGGGATCAGGAGCATGGTGGAGCTGAAACACCAGTGGCCAAGACGCCAGCCCCATCAGCTGATCAAGCAGAGGATCAGGAGCATAGTGGAGCTGAAACACCAGTGGCCAAGACGCCAGCCCCATCAGCTGATCAAGCAGAGGATCAGGAGCATAGTGGAGCTGAAACACCAGTGGCCAAGACGCCAGCCTCACCAGCTGATCAATCTAAGGATCAGGAGCATCGTGGAGCTGAAACACCAGTAGCCAAGAAGCCCATAGACCGCCTAATTGCTGCA GTGCTTTCTTCATCACCAGCAGTGATCCGCAGCTCATTTAATTTGATGAAGTCGGCAGTCATTGATATGGATTCAGTACCATTATCGATTGGATCCAATAACAAAATGAAACGTGTGTATGCTGTTACATCGACTTCTGAATCACCAACACTCAGCAGCACAGATGACAGTGCTGTGACATCTGAGTTCAATGCATCAGATGCTGCATCTAGCAGATATCACAGTGGTAAGAGGCAGAAACCACAG AATGCCAAGGATGCTCTGCTGGATGAGATCGAAGCTGTCAACAGCAGACTGATTGATACCCTGATAAGCATCACCAGCGAAGATGGAGCAGATGGGATCACCTCGTGCAATGGCACGACCCTGATCAAACTGTCATACACTGCAGTGTCCCTTGCGCCAGGCCTCAAATCAAAATTTGGGGTGTCAGGAAATTTTCAGCCTCTCGTGTTGCCCACCACACTGTCAATCCCTGCCGATTATCCACGAAGCTCTCCAGTGATCGTCGATGATGAAGGAGATGCTCGGATCAG GAACAAGTTCAGCAGCATCTCAATGGCGGTGGACCGGGCATTCAGACTCGCCCTCGACAATCTCCAAGAACCTAGATCGTTGAAGGAAATAGCCAGGGTGTGGGACTCCTGTGTACGGCGTGCAGTCACCGAGTATGTCCACCAGCTGGGTGGTGACACTAACTCAAGTCTCTGCCGGTGTCAGGGTTGGGTCAAGGCATGA
- the LOC8080278 gene encoding uncharacterized protein LOC8080278 isoform X2, translated as MADVSSSSGGGGSGSVRWQDEADPELRPLVVKQLEETMAGLCRALDKGRSPPEGLDQYVADFEEATFKKATDMIDYMKMISIRVSFGQKEAKLKAKSAADRKLKMQMVHQMMQTANMVQAIQGVNSSPITTTPQPVPMTASPSWPPPFQSPDQHTACSVASNMNSNVNQGPSDMMAMLYQNFNSEPATDAPVAPGVQSSQQIMQSVAMQTESQSSAMQLQPTNTAQCHPASTVQLQGQQIARPSGHQNHFLGQNVWDCVQHLLPTVQQEHFWITQQQVGMHMQRYQMLGANVGKMDTSYSGGWNNHQNAGWASGILSPSKVCGQTNMDSHPISPAQSQISVNKQSNLHCPLPPHESISQTRQNIVTTLAGQQSHSNQSPGVTSPCFSYKSPGALQSSLTNDFVELCCTPSPISKFWVASPNESPKSRSQSPIAKQGLVADGSPCVSVNSALTSAEKTGFEAAASPSTLVKPVSPSAIIKSGIVPAALPSDSDSSFLLHDNNAAVNGCKQATTTKLSTLVPPADQAEDQEHGGAETPVAKTPAPPADQAGDQEHGGAETPVAKTPAPSADQAEDQEHSGAETPVAKTPAPSADQAEDQEHSGAETPVAKTPASPADQSKDQEHRGAETPVAKKPIDRLIAAVLSSSPAVIRSSFNLMKSAVIDMDSVPLSIGSNNKMKRVYAVTSTSESPTLSSTDDSAVTSEFNASDAASSRYHSECQGCSAG; from the exons ATGGCGGacgtcagcagcagcagcggcggcggcggaagcggcagcgtccggtggcaggATGAGGCGGACCCCGAACTGCGCCCTCTCGTGGTCAAACAGCT AGAGGAGACAATGGCTGGATTATGCAGGGCTCTGGACAAGGGCAGATCACCTCCGGAGGGGCTTGACCAATACGTAGCTGATTTCGAGGAGGCCACATTCAAGAAAGCAACAGACATG ATCGACTACATGAAAATGATATCTATCAGGGTCAGTTTCGGCCAGAAAGAGGCAAAACTAAAGGCTAAGAGTGCTGCAGACCGTAAACTAAAGATGCAAATGGTGCACCAGATGATGCAGACGGCTAACATGGTTCAAGCTATTCAGGGAGTCAATAGTTCCCCGATCACCACAACCCCTCAGCCAGTGCCCATGACGGCTAGTCCCTCATGGCCACCACCATTTCAATCACCCGATCAGCACACGGCTTGCTCTGTTGCGTCAAACATGAACAGTAATGTCAACCAAGGACCATCTGATATGATGGCAATGCTTTATCAGAATTTCAACTCTGAGCCTGCAACAGATGCTCCAGTGGCACCAGGCGTTCAGTCCAGTCAGCAGATCATGCAATCAGTAGCTATGCAGACTGAAAGCCAATCCTCAGCCATGCAACTGCAGCCTACCAACACTGCACAATGCCACCCAGCAAGTACGGTACAGCTGCAAGGACAGCAAATTGCACGACCAAGCGGGCACCAGAATCACTTCCTTGGGCAAAATGTCTGGGACTGTGTCCAGCACCTGCTGCCGACAGTACAGCAAGAGCATTTCTGGATCACTCAACAGCAGGTGGGCATGCATATGCAAAGGTATCAAATGCTTGGAGCTAATGTGGGGAAGATGGACACTAGTTATTCTGGTGGATGGAACAATCATCAGAATGCTGGGTGGGCTTCTGGGATACTATCACCATCGAAGGTATGCGGGCAGACCAACATGGATTCTCATCCAATATCTCCTGCTCAGAGTCAGATTTCTGTCAATAAGCAAAGCAATCTGCACTGTCCACTGCCGCCACATGAAAGCATCAGCCAAACGAGGCAAAACATTGTCACAACACTAGCTGGCCAGCAATCCCATAGCAACCAATCGCCAGGAGTAACAAGCCCTTGTTTCTCATACAAATCTCCTGGAGCATTGCAGTCTTCGCTAACCAATGATTTTGTTGAGTTATGCTGCACGCCATCACCAATTTCCAAGTTCTGGGTTGCTTCACCCAATGAGtcaccaaagtcaagatcaCAATCACCCATTGCCAAGCAAGGTCTTGTAGCAGATGGTTCACCCTGTGTGTCAGTGAATTCTGCATTGACATCGGCCGAGAAGACAGGGTTTGAAGCTGCTGCTTCACCTTCTACATTGGTGAAGCCTGTATCACCTTCAGCCATTATCAAGTCAGGGATTGTACCTGCTGCTTTGCCATCTGACAGCGATTCTTCATTCTTGCTGCATGACAACAATGCAGCTGTAAATGGCTGTAAACAGGCCACTACAACTAAATTGTCGACGCTAGTCCCACCAGCTGACCAAGCTGAGGATCAGGAGCATGGTGGAGCTGAAACACCAGTGGCCAAGACGCCAGCCCCACCAGCTGACCAAGCTGGGGATCAGGAGCATGGTGGAGCTGAAACACCAGTGGCCAAGACGCCAGCCCCATCAGCTGATCAAGCAGAGGATCAGGAGCATAGTGGAGCTGAAACACCAGTGGCCAAGACGCCAGCCCCATCAGCTGATCAAGCAGAGGATCAGGAGCATAGTGGAGCTGAAACACCAGTGGCCAAGACGCCAGCCTCACCAGCTGATCAATCTAAGGATCAGGAGCATCGTGGAGCTGAAACACCAGTAGCCAAGAAGCCCATAGACCGCCTAATTGCTGCA GTGCTTTCTTCATCACCAGCAGTGATCCGCAGCTCATTTAATTTGATGAAGTCGGCAGTCATTGATATGGATTCAGTACCATTATCGATTGGATCCAATAACAAAATGAAACGTGTGTATGCTGTTACATCGACTTCTGAATCACCAACACTCAGCAGCACAGATGACAGTGCTGTGACATCTGAGTTCAATGCATCAGATGCTGCATCTAGCAGATATCACAGTG AATGCCAAGGATGCTCTGCTGGATGA
- the LOC8080279 gene encoding uncharacterized protein LOC8080279 has translation MASYQSIAPVLCMLALLFYGGNALHHDSVLKTTLYIKQSFAKDQRTLGDGTVIINWPIKDGPGAAANTIGHAEGLTTLANEPSHFWVTIMDMVFDRGSHAGSSLQVMGLHGSKKDLPQSQWSVMGGTGQLTMARGIIKYNITQEDSSSRTFELYIYVYYTTILTIYYHDLYVAIHLNARFLDKIK, from the exons ATGGCCTCCTATCAATCAATAGCACCCGTGCTTTGCATGCTAGCTCTCCTCTTTTATGGAGGAAATGCACTCCACCATGACAGTGTGTTGAAAACCACCCTATACATAAAACAGTCTTTTGCCAAAGATCAAAGAACTTTGGGCGATGGTACCGTCATTATTAACTGGCCCATAAAGGATGGGCCAGGTGCTGCTGCCAATACCATTGGGCATGCAGAGGGCTTGACAACACTAGCAAATGAACCCAGTCATTTCTGGGTAACCATAATGGACATGGTCTTCGACCGAGGGAG CCATGCGGGATCCTCACTTCAAGTGATGGGGCTTCATGGTTCCAAAAAGGATCTGCCACAGAGTCAGTGGAGTGTTATGGGGGGCACTGGACAACTTACCATGGCGCGGGGTATTATCAAGTACAACATAACCCAAGAAGATAGTTCTAGTAGGACCTTCGAATTATACATATACGTGTACTACACTACCATTCTG ACTATCTACTATCATGATCTGTATGTTGCCATACATCTCAATGCTCGTTTCCTTGATAAGATTAAATAG